The uncultured Desulfobulbus sp. genome window below encodes:
- the nadC gene encoding carboxylating nicotinate-nucleotide diphosphorylase, which yields MDTFLLDTLLRGFLNEDLEHGDITTESIFSKEDQSEACFVARHPMTVVGMGSVATRVFQLLDSSVVCDNAIADGMRVEKGEVMLHFKGATRTLLRGERVALNLVQRLCGIATLTSAFADEVKHTKAKVVDTRKTTPGLRMLEKYAVRSSGGHNHRYSLSDGVLIKDNHIAACGSITEAVRRVRQRVPHTINVEVETDTLTQVEECLLCRVGVIMLDNMDLATMREAVQLIEGRAVVEASGGVNLETVRGIAETGVDIISVGALTHSAKACDIGMDWRS from the coding sequence ATGGATACCTTTTTACTTGATACACTGCTGCGTGGCTTTTTAAACGAAGATCTGGAACACGGCGACATTACCACCGAGTCCATCTTCTCCAAGGAAGATCAGTCCGAGGCCTGTTTTGTTGCCCGTCATCCCATGACCGTAGTCGGTATGGGCAGCGTGGCTACCCGTGTTTTTCAGCTACTGGACAGCTCGGTAGTCTGTGACAATGCCATAGCCGATGGAATGCGGGTAGAGAAAGGTGAGGTTATGCTCCATTTCAAGGGCGCAACCCGGACCCTGCTGCGTGGAGAGCGGGTGGCACTCAATCTGGTGCAGCGACTTTGTGGTATTGCTACTCTGACCTCGGCCTTTGCCGATGAGGTCAAACACACCAAGGCCAAGGTGGTGGATACCCGTAAGACCACGCCCGGGTTGCGTATGTTGGAGAAATACGCAGTTCGCTCCAGCGGCGGTCATAATCATCGCTACAGCTTAAGTGACGGTGTTCTTATTAAAGATAACCACATAGCCGCCTGTGGTTCCATCACCGAGGCCGTGCGCCGGGTGCGCCAACGGGTGCCGCACACCATCAATGTGGAGGTGGAAACCGACACCCTGACCCAGGTGGAGGAGTGTCTGCTCTGCAGGGTGGGCGTGATTATGCTCGATAATATGGATCTAGCCACCATGCGCGAGGCGGTCCAGTTGATCGAGGGACGAGCCGTGGTTGAAGCCTCGGGTGGAGTCAATCTGGAAACCGTGCGCGGCATTGCGGAAACCGGGGTGGATATTATTTCGGTGGGGGCGCTCACTCATTCGGCCAAGGCCTGTGATATTGGCATGGATTGGCGGAGTTAA